From one Caldithrix abyssi DSM 13497 genomic stretch:
- a CDS encoding hybrid sensor histidine kinase/response regulator: protein MRIKSVEITGFKGVAEKARFNFDAANFSPVLFDAKEQTALLIYKAVFGIIFGFTEEQKKRFRSENKAIGTFTGLVEIQLDNEEYLIERDFETDFVACVALRGSRMHTIYQGKDIITNGSHKAYLGTIKNYAPQLIESINHAFKQIATLKAGHKVAPSAEQTRSAESPHSNIYFLKVESSAAPERKNNVLLEKYPHLFYEIFNKANDAIFLWKLNSDLTPGRCIEANRAACELTGYSLSELRMMTFLDLKPKLERERILDLMQQLISRGRLSLETVNLTKDGREVFVEINAHTFYIEDQRVILSVTRDISQKKHFEEEILKSNIKYRALFENASDAIFLLDRTKIIDCNQTALNLLKVEKKNLVGKAFVDICHKIRTTGSSQNKEKTLKNILEIVYAGRKKSFNCTFFSKDRQKIEAEARLELLDLRGQKYVQVIIKDLTKIKETQRALLKKNLQYQNFIQNSLVGIWYVEFKNPISVKLPAREIAKKIFYEGRFVEVNDALVKMYRKKSAKEIIGQPPSVFSIDHQKSLKNLTEFVQNDFRMELKETVEKAGDKKQSYFNNSYFGHVEDGALQWMWGLQIDVTHQKELEEQFLHSQKMEAIGMLAGGIAHDFNNILTVINGYADMLSRRMKADDPLFKYIAQIRQAGEKASNLTSQLLAFSRKQVFQTRSINLNQLIKGMISMVQRIIGEHIEIVTRLSSDLRAIRFDENKIEQIILNMAVNAKDAMPRGGKLFLETRNVTLDAAYCAKRPEFREGEYVLLTISDTGVGIEKETLKHIFEPFFTTKEKGMGTGLGLATVYGIVKQANGYITVQSQVGQGTTFSIYFPTINKMEVILEKDDDDDLILFDDLRGNETILVVEDDATVRQVIVETLHNYGYRVLEAMDGAEALEIFALSADQIDLIVSDIVMPRVNGIEFHLRILKTNPLVKFIFISGYSNVEILKDADLNSVEFVQKPFKLQELVRRVRKVLNYSRESLPTD, encoded by the coding sequence ATGAGGATTAAATCCGTAGAAATTACCGGATTTAAAGGTGTAGCGGAAAAAGCTCGTTTTAATTTCGATGCTGCGAATTTTTCCCCGGTTTTATTTGATGCGAAAGAGCAGACCGCTCTCCTAATTTATAAAGCCGTTTTTGGTATTATTTTTGGTTTCACCGAAGAGCAAAAAAAACGATTTCGATCGGAAAACAAAGCCATCGGAACATTTACCGGGCTGGTGGAAATTCAGCTGGATAATGAAGAGTATTTAATAGAAAGAGATTTCGAAACCGACTTTGTAGCCTGTGTGGCGCTGCGCGGGAGTCGAATGCACACCATTTATCAAGGTAAGGATATTATAACCAATGGATCGCACAAGGCCTATCTGGGTACCATCAAGAATTACGCTCCGCAACTAATAGAATCCATCAATCACGCTTTTAAACAGATTGCAACGCTGAAGGCCGGGCATAAAGTTGCGCCATCTGCAGAACAAACCAGATCAGCGGAAAGCCCGCATTCCAATATCTATTTTTTAAAAGTGGAGAGTTCCGCTGCGCCAGAGAGAAAAAACAATGTCCTGCTGGAGAAATATCCCCATTTATTCTATGAGATTTTTAATAAAGCCAACGACGCCATCTTTCTGTGGAAGCTGAACTCAGATTTAACCCCGGGAAGGTGTATTGAAGCCAACCGGGCCGCCTGCGAGTTAACCGGTTATTCGTTAAGCGAGCTAAGAATGATGACTTTTTTAGACCTGAAGCCGAAGCTGGAAAGAGAACGCATTCTCGATTTGATGCAGCAATTAATTTCGCGCGGGCGGTTGTCACTCGAAACCGTTAATCTAACAAAAGACGGGCGAGAAGTTTTTGTGGAAATTAACGCCCACACTTTTTATATCGAAGATCAACGTGTTATCCTGTCGGTTACGCGTGATATCTCCCAAAAAAAGCATTTTGAAGAAGAAATTTTAAAGTCGAACATTAAATACCGGGCTTTGTTCGAAAACGCCAGCGATGCAATCTTTTTACTTGATCGGACGAAAATCATTGATTGCAACCAGACGGCGTTAAACTTATTAAAAGTCGAAAAAAAGAATTTAGTGGGAAAAGCTTTTGTCGATATTTGCCATAAAATTCGAACAACCGGCAGTTCACAAAATAAAGAAAAAACTCTGAAAAATATTTTAGAAATCGTTTATGCCGGTCGCAAAAAATCGTTTAACTGCACTTTTTTTAGCAAAGACAGGCAAAAAATCGAGGCCGAAGCCCGCCTGGAATTACTGGATCTCAGAGGGCAAAAATATGTGCAGGTTATTATCAAAGACCTGACGAAAATTAAAGAAACGCAACGCGCCCTGCTTAAGAAAAACTTACAATATCAGAATTTTATCCAGAATTCGCTGGTAGGCATCTGGTATGTTGAATTCAAAAATCCAATTTCCGTTAAATTGCCTGCCAGGGAGATCGCCAAAAAAATCTTTTACGAAGGCAGATTTGTTGAAGTGAACGACGCTCTGGTTAAGATGTACCGTAAAAAAAGCGCAAAAGAGATTATCGGGCAGCCGCCTTCGGTTTTCAGCATCGACCATCAAAAGAGCCTGAAAAACCTTACAGAATTTGTACAAAACGACTTTCGCATGGAATTAAAAGAGACCGTGGAAAAGGCTGGCGATAAAAAACAAAGCTACTTCAATAACTCTTATTTTGGCCATGTTGAAGACGGAGCGCTGCAATGGATGTGGGGGCTGCAAATTGACGTAACGCACCAAAAAGAGCTCGAAGAGCAGTTTCTGCACTCGCAAAAGATGGAAGCCATTGGCATGCTGGCCGGCGGCATTGCGCACGATTTCAACAATATTTTAACCGTGATTAACGGCTATGCCGATATGCTGTCGCGGCGCATGAAGGCCGATGATCCGTTGTTCAAATACATCGCCCAGATTCGTCAGGCAGGCGAAAAAGCTTCCAATTTAACCTCGCAGTTGCTGGCATTCAGCCGCAAACAGGTGTTCCAGACGCGGAGCATCAACCTGAACCAGTTGATCAAAGGCATGATCTCCATGGTGCAGCGCATTATCGGTGAGCATATTGAAATTGTTACGCGTCTGTCCAGTGATTTGCGCGCCATTCGTTTTGACGAAAACAAGATTGAACAAATCATTTTAAACATGGCCGTTAACGCCAAAGATGCCATGCCGCGCGGCGGTAAGCTTTTCCTGGAAACGCGCAATGTGACGCTGGATGCCGCTTATTGCGCCAAGCGTCCGGAGTTCAGAGAAGGAGAGTACGTGCTTTTAACCATCTCCGATACGGGCGTGGGAATCGAAAAAGAAACCCTGAAACATATTTTCGAACCGTTTTTTACCACCAAAGAAAAAGGCATGGGAACCGGCCTGGGACTGGCCACCGTTTACGGTATTGTTAAGCAGGCCAATGGTTACATTACCGTGCAAAGTCAGGTGGGGCAGGGCACCACTTTTTCCATCTATTTCCCGACGATCAACAAGATGGAAGTGATCCTGGAAAAAGATGACGATGACGATTTAATCTTGTTTGATGACCTGCGCGGAAACGAAACCATTCTGGTGGTAGAAGATGACGCCACGGTGCGCCAGGTGATCGTGGAAACATTACATAATTACGGCTATCGGGTGCTGGAAGCCATGGACGGCGCCGAAGCGCTGGAAATTTTTGCTCTCAGCGCAGACCAGATCGATTTGATCGTTTCCGATATTGTAATGCCGCGCGTAAACGGTATCGAGTTCCATCTGCGAATTTTAAAAACCAATCCTCTTGTTAAATTTATTTTTATCTCCGGCTATTCCAATGTTGAAATTTTAAAAGACGCAGATTTAAACAGCGTTGAATTTGTTCAAAAACCATTTAAATTGCAGGAACTGGTCAGGCGTGTCAGAAAAGTTTTAAATTACTCCAGAGAAAGCCTGCCAACAGATTAA
- a CDS encoding ASKHA domain-containing protein, with the protein MSDIMAAERIVFLKLLPEKVEIAVKKNSVFAQALAGAGIRLQLPCGGAGICGKCKIKFVKGAPQPVIIEETLLTSQEVQKGVRLACMTRVSADAQVLVPDSLKLESFAVSARPQIKQTEFAPLVRKLHVKLPLDRLLNEKSDADLLKNHLEQEAGLPEVTIYHAVLSKIPSAIRQRQGEVTVTLFQTQVIDVEAGDTQSSNFALALDLGTTTVGLLLIDLWTGQTLDYAVFPNPQISFGADLISRIGYASQGAERLSALKQAIHEKLTEVIEQLCLQHQISPANIYLLMLAGNTVMTQIFWGITPRYVGLFPFKPTVSQALLQFFFNLFPGRLTLPAVFSFPLIGGFVGGDALAGMMAAPVRPGREKGPALLIDIGTNCEVILQKGTEALAASAPAGPALEGANISQGMRAVPGALIEIRRDGDRMRWQTIENEPPAGICGSGLFHIIHYLTEEKVITEDGLIDADHPRAFWRQRIQLAENNLAQILLVSTDEGALQDIFLTQQDVREFQLAIGAISSAWCLLCRQLQVEPAAIERIFVAGAFGNFIRPESLIHLGAIPAVSGERIKFIGNASLEGLRQTILNGQRFEELKSVSQSVQFVELASDPGFQDVFVEHLKLKKRTNPFNK; encoded by the coding sequence ATGTCGGACATTATGGCCGCAGAAAGAATCGTTTTTCTCAAACTCCTGCCGGAGAAGGTGGAAATAGCCGTTAAAAAAAACAGCGTGTTCGCGCAGGCTCTGGCCGGGGCCGGAATTCGGCTACAGTTGCCGTGCGGCGGCGCCGGAATTTGCGGCAAATGTAAGATCAAATTTGTAAAGGGCGCGCCACAGCCCGTCATTATCGAAGAAACCCTTTTAACCAGCCAGGAAGTGCAAAAAGGCGTTCGCCTGGCGTGCATGACCAGAGTCAGCGCCGATGCACAGGTGCTCGTCCCCGACTCTTTGAAATTAGAATCGTTTGCCGTATCCGCTCGGCCGCAAATCAAGCAAACAGAATTCGCTCCTTTAGTCCGTAAATTGCATGTTAAGCTGCCATTAGACCGCTTACTTAATGAAAAAAGCGACGCTGACTTACTTAAAAATCATCTCGAGCAGGAGGCGGGATTACCAGAAGTTACGATTTATCATGCGGTTTTGAGTAAGATCCCTTCTGCCATCCGTCAGCGGCAGGGCGAGGTGACCGTTACTCTGTTTCAGACGCAGGTGATCGACGTGGAAGCGGGCGACACGCAGAGCAGCAATTTTGCCCTGGCTCTTGACCTGGGCACAACCACGGTAGGCCTTTTGCTCATCGATTTGTGGACAGGGCAGACTCTGGATTATGCCGTTTTCCCCAATCCGCAAATTTCTTTTGGCGCCGATTTGATCTCCAGAATCGGTTACGCCTCTCAGGGGGCTGAACGGCTCAGCGCGTTAAAACAGGCAATTCATGAAAAACTTACCGAAGTGATTGAACAGCTTTGCCTGCAGCATCAAATTTCGCCCGCCAATATTTACCTGCTGATGCTCGCCGGAAATACGGTAATGACGCAAATATTCTGGGGAATTACGCCCAGATATGTGGGATTGTTTCCGTTTAAGCCCACCGTTTCCCAGGCGCTTTTGCAGTTCTTTTTTAACCTGTTTCCGGGAAGGCTGACCCTGCCCGCGGTCTTTAGCTTTCCGCTGATCGGCGGTTTTGTGGGCGGCGATGCGCTGGCTGGAATGATGGCCGCTCCGGTTAGGCCCGGCCGAGAGAAGGGCCCCGCCCTGTTGATTGATATCGGAACCAACTGCGAAGTGATCCTGCAAAAAGGGACGGAGGCGCTTGCGGCATCGGCGCCGGCAGGCCCCGCCCTGGAGGGGGCAAACATTTCTCAGGGAATGCGGGCCGTTCCCGGCGCGTTGATCGAGATTCGCCGCGACGGAGATCGAATGCGCTGGCAAACCATTGAAAACGAACCGCCGGCTGGAATTTGCGGCAGCGGTTTGTTTCACATCATTCATTATCTGACAGAAGAAAAGGTCATCACCGAAGACGGCTTAATCGATGCCGACCATCCCAGGGCCTTCTGGCGCCAGCGCATACAGCTTGCGGAGAATAATCTTGCGCAAATTTTATTGGTCTCCACAGATGAAGGCGCGCTTCAGGACATCTTTTTAACCCAGCAGGATGTGCGGGAATTTCAATTGGCCATCGGGGCAATCAGCAGCGCCTGGTGTCTGCTTTGTCGGCAGTTGCAGGTTGAACCAGCGGCGATCGAACGGATTTTTGTGGCCGGAGCCTTCGGAAATTTTATTCGCCCCGAAAGTTTAATTCATCTGGGCGCCATTCCTGCCGTTTCCGGAGAGCGAATTAAATTCATTGGCAATGCCTCTCTGGAGGGGCTTAGGCAAACCATCCTGAATGGGCAGCGGTTTGAGGAATTGAAATCTGTTAGCCAGAGCGTTCAATTTGTAGAACTGGCCTCCGATCCTGGTTTTCAGGATGTTTTTGTGGAACACTTAAAACTTAAAAAACGTACGAACCCTTTCAACAAGTAG
- a CDS encoding glycerophosphodiester phosphodiesterase, which translates to MNESKPLIIAHRGAKNLAPENTIKACELALEHGASALEVDLRMCGSGEIVLFHDYWLWRHFRKIKAVRKSPLKELKQLRFNHIAYRYQDNICTLSEFLAHFKNTVPINLDIKNLFTNNVLLIRAIVHDVKQHDMQDQIWLSSFSPNFLRVIKKEFPEIRTGYLFRNFSLVHRYIDKIVKADAWHPHYRLVSERFLQISRRLKKEVYIWTIKDEPVFKEMVNQHFNGIITDVLIK; encoded by the coding sequence ATGAATGAATCAAAACCCTTAATCATCGCCCATCGCGGCGCGAAAAATTTAGCGCCCGAAAACACCATTAAGGCTTGCGAATTGGCCCTGGAACACGGCGCTTCGGCTCTGGAAGTGGATTTACGGATGTGTGGCAGCGGCGAAATCGTTCTCTTTCATGACTATTGGTTGTGGCGACATTTCCGAAAAATTAAAGCGGTACGTAAAAGTCCGTTAAAAGAACTCAAGCAACTGCGTTTTAATCACATCGCCTACCGATACCAGGACAATATTTGCACTCTTTCCGAATTTCTGGCCCATTTTAAAAACACCGTGCCCATTAATCTTGATATTAAAAATCTATTTACCAACAATGTGCTGTTAATTCGGGCCATCGTTCACGATGTTAAACAGCACGACATGCAAGACCAGATATGGCTTTCGTCTTTTAGTCCCAATTTTTTACGCGTGATTAAAAAAGAATTCCCGGAAATCCGCACCGGCTATCTCTTTCGCAATTTTTCCCTGGTTCATCGTTACATCGATAAAATCGTTAAAGCCGACGCCTGGCATCCGCACTACCGCCTGGTTAGCGAACGCTTTTTGCAGATTTCCCGCCGTCTAAAAAAAGAAGTTTACATCTGGACGATTAAAGACGAACCGGTCTTTAAAGAAATGGTTAACCAGCATTTTAATGGCATCATCACCGATGTGCTGATCAAATAA
- a CDS encoding SDR family oxidoreductase, with protein MSLTGRIALVTGATSGIGKATAIALAREGASVILLGRRIERLEAVGEEIKKRFKANWIALPVDVRDFAAVQTAINGLPEFWKNIDILINNAGLAFGLSRLHEGEVEDWEAMIDTNVKGLLYVTRTVVPGMVKRGKGDVVNIGSIAGHEVYPGGNVYCATKHAVDALTKGLRIDLVDTPIRVSSVDPGLVETEFSIVRFKGDKEKAKNVYRGMQPLTGEDIAETIVFIVSRPPHVQIADVVIFPTAQASATIVHREENG; from the coding sequence ATGTCTTTAACAGGAAGAATTGCCCTTGTAACCGGCGCCACCAGCGGAATTGGGAAAGCCACCGCCATCGCCCTGGCTCGTGAAGGAGCCAGCGTTATATTATTGGGCCGGCGCATTGAACGCCTGGAAGCCGTAGGCGAAGAGATAAAAAAACGTTTTAAAGCCAACTGGATTGCCTTACCTGTGGATGTACGCGATTTTGCAGCGGTTCAAACGGCGATTAACGGCCTGCCGGAATTCTGGAAAAATATTGACATTTTGATCAATAATGCCGGCCTGGCTTTCGGCCTTTCCCGATTGCATGAAGGCGAAGTGGAAGATTGGGAGGCAATGATCGATACGAATGTCAAAGGCTTACTCTACGTAACGCGCACCGTGGTACCGGGCATGGTAAAACGCGGTAAGGGCGATGTGGTTAACATTGGCTCCATTGCCGGACACGAGGTTTACCCTGGAGGTAATGTGTATTGCGCTACCAAACATGCGGTTGACGCTTTAACCAAAGGATTGCGCATCGACCTGGTGGATACGCCCATCCGTGTTTCTTCCGTGGATCCCGGTTTAGTAGAAACGGAATTTAGCATCGTCCGCTTTAAAGGAGACAAAGAAAAGGCCAAAAATGTGTACCGCGGCATGCAGCCTCTTACAGGCGAGGACATTGCAGAAACCATCGTCTTTATCGTCAGTCGTCCGCCGCACGTACAAATTGCAGATGTTGTCATCTTTCCCACGGCTCAGGCTTCGGCCACCATTGTACATAGAGAAGAGAATGGGTAA
- a CDS encoding RNA polymerase sigma factor: MMQEELKESELSDRQAIEACLEGDKEKYRIIVERYKERAYYMALMFVKNHEDAMDLSQEAFYRAYRSLADFDPGRPFYSWFYRILKNLCINFVNHHRRKQPMDDDMERQVQAEGTFPDEVFEKNERAEIIWQALSLLDEKDREIIVLKEFNEFSYQEIADALQIPIGSVMSRLYYARKRLLKKLKQFEGDL, encoded by the coding sequence ATGATGCAAGAAGAATTAAAAGAAAGCGAACTAAGCGATCGGCAGGCGATTGAAGCCTGTCTGGAAGGCGATAAAGAAAAGTATCGGATCATTGTTGAGCGATACAAAGAACGCGCCTATTACATGGCCTTGATGTTTGTCAAAAACCACGAGGATGCGATGGATTTGTCGCAGGAGGCGTTTTACCGGGCGTACCGATCGCTGGCGGATTTTGATCCCGGGCGGCCGTTTTACAGCTGGTTTTATCGGATTTTAAAAAACCTTTGCATTAATTTTGTGAATCATCACAGGCGAAAACAGCCCATGGATGATGACATGGAGCGTCAGGTTCAGGCGGAGGGAACTTTTCCGGACGAAGTTTTTGAAAAAAACGAACGGGCCGAAATTATCTGGCAGGCTCTGTCGCTGCTGGATGAGAAGGATCGGGAAATAATTGTTTTGAAGGAATTTAATGAATTTTCGTATCAGGAAATAGCCGATGCATTGCAAATACCCATAGGCAGTGTGATGTCAAGACTTTACTATGCCCGAAAGCGTTTGTTAAAAAAGCTAAAACAATTTGAGGGCGATTTATGA
- a CDS encoding CDP-alcohol phosphatidyltransferase family protein: MQIKPKEFLYVPNLLSLLRLLLILPIAYYIRFDTPFAHNMVIILVLIAASTDFLDGFFSRRLNQVTDLGQILDPLADKIDLGIGLILLVIYRDFPLPLAVYLIYRDILILILGAACAKKLGHPTPANFWGKLNTTIVSIAGILYLTGWAPLVAKIAIVASYGVILVSGISYALLGQKILFTNRWSKLIYWLVLFLLTLFVVLSTINYKFV, encoded by the coding sequence ATGCAGATTAAACCTAAAGAGTTTCTTTATGTGCCCAACCTTCTCAGTCTCCTTCGCCTGCTCCTGATATTACCGATTGCTTATTATATTCGATTCGATACGCCTTTTGCACACAACATGGTGATTATTCTTGTTTTGATTGCCGCCAGCACCGATTTTTTGGATGGATTCTTTAGCCGGCGTCTCAATCAGGTTACCGATCTGGGGCAAATTCTGGATCCGCTTGCAGATAAGATCGATCTTGGGATTGGCTTGATATTGCTGGTGATCTACCGTGATTTTCCCCTGCCGCTGGCGGTTTATTTAATTTATCGAGATATTCTAATCCTTATCCTGGGCGCCGCCTGCGCAAAAAAACTGGGGCATCCCACCCCGGCAAATTTCTGGGGCAAGTTAAATACCACCATTGTTTCGATAGCGGGCATCCTGTATTTAACGGGCTGGGCTCCGCTTGTGGCTAAAATAGCCATTGTTGCCAGTTACGGGGTCATTCTGGTTTCCGGTATTTCCTATGCGTTGCTCGGACAAAAAATTCTGTTCACAAATCGCTGGTCAAAGCTGATTTACTGGCTGGTTTTGTTTTTACTCACACTTTTTGTTGTGCTGAGTACCATTAATTACAAATTTGTTTAA
- a CDS encoding energy transducer TonB, translating to MFVKRSNYIRTLQISFIIVLLALVVLFRLFPRFNRISYTLPAIQIEELKILEIPRTVQLKKASPPPLKPAIPVAGEELEMLEEVPIESSEHLTAKGQVLMGDAPLSEDDLPFMPRQIIEVLPQVDDLQLKGSVVLKLLIDKNGRMKDYRVLSNSTQNPLAVRRVLAAARKSRWETISLNQNKVEYWITKTYQFK from the coding sequence ATGTTTGTAAAACGCAGCAATTACATTCGAACACTGCAAATAAGTTTTATTATTGTACTCCTTGCTCTGGTGGTGTTATTCCGGCTGTTTCCACGATTCAATCGCATTTCATATACGCTGCCGGCCATTCAGATTGAAGAGCTGAAAATTCTGGAAATTCCCAGAACCGTCCAGCTTAAAAAGGCTTCGCCTCCGCCCTTAAAACCGGCGATCCCGGTGGCAGGCGAAGAGCTGGAGATGCTGGAAGAAGTGCCCATTGAATCTTCTGAACATCTGACGGCTAAGGGCCAGGTCTTGATGGGCGACGCGCCCTTAAGCGAAGACGATTTGCCCTTCATGCCCCGCCAGATCATAGAAGTTCTGCCTCAGGTGGATGATCTGCAGCTTAAAGGCAGTGTGGTTTTAAAGCTTTTAATTGACAAAAACGGCCGCATGAAAGACTACCGTGTGCTTTCCAATTCCACGCAAAATCCGTTAGCCGTGCGCAGAGTGTTGGCGGCCGCGCGCAAATCGCGCTGGGAAACCATCAGCCTGAACCAGAACAAGGTAGAATACTGGATCACCAAAACGTATCAGTTTAAATAA
- a CDS encoding YbjQ family protein, with amino-acid sequence MIITTASEIPANEIVEILGVVEGNTIRARNIGRDILAVLKGLIGGEIEEYTKLLAESREQALDRMKAMAASRGADAVINVRFSTSYIMSNAAEILVYGTAVKLRKK; translated from the coding sequence ATGATCATTACAACAGCAAGTGAAATTCCGGCAAATGAGATTGTGGAAATTTTAGGCGTGGTCGAAGGAAACACGATTCGTGCGCGTAATATTGGCAGAGATATTTTAGCTGTTTTAAAAGGCCTGATCGGCGGAGAAATTGAAGAATACACCAAACTACTGGCGGAATCCAGAGAACAGGCCCTGGACCGCATGAAGGCCATGGCTGCAAGCCGTGGGGCAGACGCTGTGATTAACGTGCGTTTTTCGACTTCTTACATTATGAGCAATGCGGCTGAAATTCTGGTTTACGGTACGGCCGTTAAACTTAGAAAAAAGTAA
- a CDS encoding alpha/beta fold hydrolase, translated as MLRYRLIAFGLFLVLGLNLLMAGQQRFAYLGDFKLESGAVIKNCKIGYRTFGRLNSARDNAILFPTWFGGTSEHLGRLIGPEGLIDSTRYFIIAVDALGNGVSSSPSNSPEQPDEKFPSFTITDMVRSQYRLLTEHLHINHLFAVIGGSMGGMQTFEWMVRYPDFMKKAVPYVGTPQFSSYDVLLWRQALEILNIGWKYRVPADSVRALLKALIALNARTPEWIVENWTVDFVKQRFEALFDGEPSTFTNRNFEAQARAMLQHDISKIENGDWQKVARRVKARVLIINVETDHMVNHKAAVRFAQLINARTFTLNDPCGHLAIGCQLKRVSAVIKQFLENE; from the coding sequence ATGCTTCGATATCGATTGATTGCGTTTGGCCTTTTTCTGGTTCTTGGCCTGAACCTGTTAATGGCCGGTCAGCAGCGTTTTGCCTATCTGGGCGATTTCAAACTGGAATCCGGCGCGGTCATCAAAAATTGTAAAATAGGCTACCGGACATTCGGGCGTTTGAATTCCGCCCGCGATAACGCCATTTTGTTTCCTACCTGGTTTGGCGGGACCAGCGAGCACCTGGGCCGCTTAATCGGGCCCGAAGGTTTGATTGACAGCACTCGCTACTTCATCATAGCGGTGGATGCGCTGGGCAATGGCGTTTCCAGCTCGCCGTCTAACAGCCCGGAACAGCCAGACGAAAAATTTCCGTCGTTTACCATTACGGATATGGTGCGTTCCCAATACCGCTTGCTCACCGAACATTTACACATAAACCATTTGTTCGCGGTGATCGGCGGTTCCATGGGCGGCATGCAAACCTTTGAATGGATGGTGCGCTATCCCGACTTCATGAAAAAGGCAGTCCCTTATGTGGGCACCCCGCAGTTTTCTTCCTATGATGTTCTTTTGTGGCGCCAGGCGCTGGAAATTTTAAACATCGGCTGGAAGTACCGCGTGCCTGCCGATTCGGTTCGCGCTCTGCTCAAGGCCCTGATCGCCTTAAACGCCAGAACGCCCGAATGGATCGTTGAAAACTGGACGGTAGATTTTGTTAAACAGCGCTTTGAGGCGTTATTCGACGGTGAACCGTCCACTTTTACCAATCGCAACTTTGAAGCGCAGGCCAGAGCCATGCTGCAACACGACATCAGCAAAATTGAAAACGGCGACTGGCAAAAGGTTGCCCGGCGCGTAAAAGCCAGAGTTTTGATAATCAATGTGGAAACGGATCACATGGTAAACCACAAAGCGGCCGTTCGCTTTGCACAATTAATAAATGCTCGCACGTTTACG
- a CDS encoding zf-HC2 domain-containing protein, with amino-acid sequence MKCEQARFLMMGYLDGELDEKQKAEFLEHLNSCPDCQAEWPSFNQLKEESKKMKFRALPEMYWDEYWQQVYNRIERGIGWILFSLGAIIVLAFAGYEVLKEFFLDASQPLVLRIGMGLLMFGFIVLFVSVLREKLMVRRHDKYRRIIR; translated from the coding sequence ATGAAATGTGAACAGGCACGTTTTTTGATGATGGGCTATCTGGACGGCGAATTAGATGAGAAACAAAAGGCCGAGTTTTTAGAACATTTAAATAGCTGCCCTGACTGTCAGGCAGAATGGCCATCTTTTAATCAACTAAAGGAGGAAAGCAAAAAAATGAAGTTCCGCGCCCTGCCCGAAATGTACTGGGACGAGTACTGGCAACAGGTTTATAATCGTATTGAGCGGGGGATCGGCTGGATTCTTTTTAGTCTGGGGGCAATTATTGTATTGGCATTTGCAGGCTACGAAGTTTTGAAAGAGTTCTTTTTAGATGCCTCTCAACCGCTTGTTTTGAGGATTGGTATGGGACTTTTGATGTTTGGTTTTATCGTATTGTTTGTCTCTGTTTTGCGAGAAAAGTTAATGGTTCGGCGTCATGACAAATATCGGAGGATAATTAGATGA